Below is a genomic region from Virgibacillus dokdonensis.
TCCGCCAAAAAATTGCGTGAGGAACAATTTCTGTTTATGAATCGTTTCTGTTAAATCTTCTGGAAATATAGGAATTAAATCGGGATGCTTGCTCACTCTTGTATAGAAAGCTTCGACAAGCTTTTCTACAACAGGTAATCCGCCAATTGCTTCAAAGATAGAATTTGTCTGGTTCCTCATGTGTACTCCCCTTACCAGTTTCTATATATTGTAGCAACGGAAGGCTTGTTGGGCAAATAATCTGATTATCCAAGCTCTAAAAATAGTAAAAACAATAATAATAGAGAAGTTGATTGTATTTAGTTACTTTTAAAAAACCGCTCAATTTTATTTGGTGTATGGCGTTTTGGGATTGAAAACTTATTTAATACATGGTTGAAAAAAATATGCCCTGATTCATAAGATGTTGCTTCTAATTCCAGTTCGTAGTCTGATATTCCGTTATACTTACTGAAGTCTAAAACAAGAAGAACATCTTGAAATTGAAATTCTCTTCGTTCAGTAGTTAAACTACCAAGGCACATGAGGGAACCAATGTCTACACCTAGTTCATTTAACTGTTTTGCAGTTTCATCTTTTGCAACCATTTTTCCCTGCATACACGCTTCCGCTTCTTTCCTTGTTAGCTTATCATGTGTCTCTAATAAACCATTAGGATGCGGTTGTTTTAACGTTAGTTGATATTGGTTGTCTTTTTGCCTGATACGTAATGCACTTCCTAATCCTTGCAAAGTGCGATCCTTTGTTTCAAAATAATAATTGGTTTGAGTCACAGCTTCGTTAGGGAATGGAAGTTCGGTTAACAATGTATGATACTCATCGGAAGTTAATAAATTTTTAAATTCAATTTCTATTTCTTGTGTCATGCCTGTCCCCCTCTTGTAATAACCAAGTTCTGCTATCATTGATTATCGCTAATCTGAAATGAATTTGCAAAGATTATTGTCTTCTATTTTATGGTACAATAGTAGAGTCTTGACGTAACGTATTGTAAACTATATAACTTGATTTTAACTTATCAGGTGGTGTTTAATGTGAAATGGCAATCTATACTTGCGCCATATGCCCAAGTTGTAGAAGAATTAAAAGTTAAATTAAAAGGAATACGTAAGCAATTTGAATACGAGTCTGAACATTCACCAATAGAATTTATAACTGGTCGTGTGAAGCCAGTCCCAAGCATTATAGAAAAAGCCGAAAACCGAAAAATCCCATTAGAGCATATAGAAAGTGAAATTCAAGATATTGCTGGAGTAAGAGTTGTTTGTCAATTTGTGGATGACATATACACCGTAGTAGAAATGATCCGTGCAAGAAATGATTTAACAATCGTTGAAGAAAAAGATTACGTTTCTCAGAAAAAAGAAAGTGGCTACCGCTCCTATCACCTCATTATTGAATACCCAGTAGAAACCGTGTCTGGGATGAAAAAACTGTTAGCAGAAATTCAAATTCGAACGTTAGCAATGAACTTTTGGGCGACAAATGAGCATTCTCTAAACTATAAATATAGAGGTAGTATACCAGCAAATATAAAAGTACGATTACAAAACGCTGCAGAAGCTGCTTTTAAGCTAGACGAAGAAATGTCAAAAATCAAACATGAAGTTCAAGAAGCTCAAAAGATGTTTCATCGAAAATAGTCTAGTTAAGGTAACGTTTTGAACAACCCCTTAGTAGAACTGCATTCATCTTTTCATCTTCTAAACTGAAAATGTTTTAACCTAACAAAATTCTTTTATAGATAACTTTTTCATACAAAACGCTTTCGAGTTATAAAAACTCATAGCTTCCGTATCTAGCACAATAATTTTCTAACATAGAGAAATGAAAGGAGGAGGCAATCATGAAATTTGCTATCGTATCTAAAGGCGATGAGCGTTCTGAACAAATAAAGTCAACAATAAAGCAATATTTAACGGATTTTCAATTAGAATATAATCAAAATGAGCCTGATTTAGTCATATCTGTTGGTGGGGATGGTACATTTTTAGAAGCTTTTCACACTTATTTACAGCGGTTAAATGAAACAGCGTTTATTGGAATACATACTGGTCATCTGGGGTTTTATGCTGACTGGGTTCCGGATGAAGTAGAGAAGCTAATCATAGAGATTGCGAAAACGCCATTTCAAATTGTTGAATATCCGTTATTAGAAGTGATTATTCGAGGAAAATCAGGAGGAATTGAAGATCGTTTTTTAGCTTTAAACGAAGCTACAATTAAAACAGCTGATGGTTCTGTTGTGTTTGATGTTGAAATTAAAGGTGAACATTTTGAAACATTTCGTGGTGATGGTTTATGTATCTCCACACCGTCGGGTAGTACGGCATATAATAAAGCACTAGGCGGTGGCATTATTCACCCTTCTATTGATGCCATTCAATTAACCGAGATGGCTTCAATTAATAATCGAGTTTTTCGGACCATCGGATCACCACTCATCTTACCAAAGCACCACACATGTTTATTGAAGCCAGTTGTTGATCGAAGTTTTCTTATAGCGATTGATCATTTTACTACAAACTATGCTAATGTGAAATCAATTCAATGTCGTGTTGCTGAAGAACGTATTCGCTTTGCTCGTTTTCGCCAATTTCCTTTTTGGAAAAGAGTACGTGAATCATTTATTGCAGATGAAAATAACAGATAACAGGAAAGTGAATATCATGAAATGGATTATTGAGAAACAGCATGAAGGAATGCTTCTTCGTGATTACATTCGCCAAGTTCAAGGGGTATCTAGACGAATTTTAAAAGCAATTAAATTTGAGGGCGGTCTCATTTTAGTAAATGATGTTGAGCAATCCGTTCGTTATGTATTAAAAGAAGGAGACGAAGTGGAAATTAAATTGCCGATAGAAAAAAAGGGGAATTTTATGGTTCCAGGAGAAGTCCCCCTTTCGATTATCTATGAAGACAAAGATATTATTGTACTCGATAAACAGGCAGGCGTAGCAGTTCTTCCATCTTATCATTATCCTAAAGGTACGATAGCTAATGGGTTACTAGCCCATTATGAGCAGCAAAATAGTGCTTCTACGGTTCATATCGTGACAAGGCTAGATAAGGATACTTCTGGACTAATGCTAGTTGCTAAGCATCGATACAGCCACTCCGTTTTATCCACAT
It encodes:
- a CDS encoding NAD kinase, coding for MKFAIVSKGDERSEQIKSTIKQYLTDFQLEYNQNEPDLVISVGGDGTFLEAFHTYLQRLNETAFIGIHTGHLGFYADWVPDEVEKLIIEIAKTPFQIVEYPLLEVIIRGKSGGIEDRFLALNEATIKTADGSVVFDVEIKGEHFETFRGDGLCISTPSGSTAYNKALGGGIIHPSIDAIQLTEMASINNRVFRTIGSPLILPKHHTCLLKPVVDRSFLIAIDHFTTNYANVKSIQCRVAEERIRFARFRQFPFWKRVRESFIADENNR
- a CDS encoding GTP pyrophosphokinase, which codes for MKWQSILAPYAQVVEELKVKLKGIRKQFEYESEHSPIEFITGRVKPVPSIIEKAENRKIPLEHIESEIQDIAGVRVVCQFVDDIYTVVEMIRARNDLTIVEEKDYVSQKKESGYRSYHLIIEYPVETVSGMKKLLAEIQIRTLAMNFWATNEHSLNYKYRGSIPANIKVRLQNAAEAAFKLDEEMSKIKHEVQEAQKMFHRK
- a CDS encoding RluA family pseudouridine synthase; this translates as MKWIIEKQHEGMLLRDYIRQVQGVSRRILKAIKFEGGLILVNDVEQSVRYVLKEGDEVEIKLPIEKKGNFMVPGEVPLSIIYEDKDIIVLDKQAGVAVLPSYHYPKGTIANGLLAHYEQQNSASTVHIVTRLDKDTSGLMLVAKHRYSHSVLSTSQQAGELKRKYQAIVDGALSKTSGTIDAPIGRKEDSIIEREIRENGKRAVTHYRVERNLTGCSFVTVQLETGRTHQIRVHFSSIGHPLYGDSLYGGDVSVIQRQALHCYALTFPHPITKQTLRFSVNLPLDMVNALRKLQTSL
- a CDS encoding CYTH domain-containing protein; protein product: MTQEIEIEFKNLLTSDEYHTLLTELPFPNEAVTQTNYYFETKDRTLQGLGSALRIRQKDNQYQLTLKQPHPNGLLETHDKLTRKEAEACMQGKMVAKDETAKQLNELGVDIGSLMCLGSLTTERREFQFQDVLLVLDFSKYNGISDYELELEATSYESGHIFFNHVLNKFSIPKRHTPNKIERFFKSN